A region from the Salvelinus sp. IW2-2015 linkage group LG19, ASM291031v2, whole genome shotgun sequence genome encodes:
- the copb2 gene encoding coatomer subunit beta' isoform X2, producing MPLRLDIKRKLTARSDRVKSVDLHPTEPWMLASLYNGSVCVWNHETQTLVKTFEVCDLPVRASKFVARKNWVITGADDMQIRVFNYNTLERVHMFEAHSDYIRCIAVHPTQPYILTSSDDMLIKLWDWEKKWSCSQVFEGHTHYVMQIVINPKDNNQFASASLDRTIKVWQLGSSSPNFTLEGHEKGVNCIDYYSGGDKPYLISGADDRLVKIWDYQNKTCVQTLEGHAQNVSCVSFHPELPIIITGSEDGTVRIWHSSTYRLESTLNYGMERVWCVCGLRGSNNVALGYDEGSIIIKLGREEPAMSMDTSGKIIWAKHSEVQQANLKAMGDTEIKDGERLPLAVKDMGSCEIYPQTIQHNPNGRFVVVCGDGEYIIYTAMALRNKSFGSAQEFVWAHDSSEYAIRESNSVVKIFKNFKEKKSFKPDFGAEGIYGGFLLGVRSVNGLAFYDWENTELVRRIEIQPKHIFWSDSGELVCIATEDSFFILRYLSEKVAASQENNEGVTEDGIEDAFEVQGEIQEVVKTGLWVGDCFIYTSSVNRLNYFVGGEIVTIAHLDRTMYLLGYIPKDDRLYLGDKELNIVSYSLLVSVLEYQTAVMRRDFGMADKVLPTIPKEQRTRVAHFLEKQGFKQQALAVSSDSEHRFELALQLGELKIAYQLAVEAESEQKWKQLAELAISKCQFSLAQECLHHAQDYGGLLLLATASGNAAMVGKLAEGAERDGKNNVAFMTYFLQGKLDHCLELLIRTNRLPEAAFLARTYLPSQVSRVVKLWRESLAKVNQKAAESLADPTEYENLFPGLKESFVAEQFLRETCLGNSRPATDYPLITPNEERNILEEATGYEPKGAPLSLATPVLAEDSGEETMPAAGVMASVLAAVVAAAVIPSEAEPEVAPEEESPSSSESQKDKVLDELEDDLDNMELDDIDTSDINLDEDFLDD from the exons ATG CCTCTCAGGCTGGACATCAAGCGGAAGCTGACAGCCCGGTCAGACCGCGTGAAGAGCGTGGACCTCCACCCGACCGAGCCGTGGATGCTGGCCAGCCTGTACAATGGTAGTGTCTGTGTCTGGAACCACGAAACACAG ACCTTGGTGAAGACCTTCGAAGTGTGTGACCTTCCAGTGAGAGCATCGAAGTTTGTAGCCAGGAAGAACTGGGTCATAACCGGCGCG GATGACATGCAGATCCGTGTGTTCAACTACAACACCCTGGAGAGGGTCCACATGTTTGAGGCCCACTCTGACTACATCCGCTGTATCGCCGTGCATCCCACCCAGCCCTACATCCTCACAAGCAGTG ACGACATGCTAATCAAGCTGTGGGACTGGGAGAAGAAGTGGTCTTGCAGTCAGGTGTTTGAGGGCCACACCCACTACGTCATGCAGATCGTCATCAACCCTAAAGACAACAACCAGTTTGCCAGCGCTTCTCTGGACAGAACCATCAAG GTGTGGCAGCTGGGCTCCTCCTCTCCTAACTTCACCCTTGAGGGCCATGAGAAAGGAGTCAACTGCATTGACTACTACAGCGGAGGGGACAAGCCGTACCTCATATCAGGTGCTGATGACCGTCTGGTCAAGATTTGGGACTACCAG AACAAGACGTGTGTGCAGACCCTGGAGGGCCATGCCCAGAATGTGTCGTGTGTCAGCTTTCACCCAGAGCTGCCTATCATCATCACAGGCTCAGAGGACG GCACTGTGCGTATCTGGCACTCGAGTACGTACCGTCTGGAGAGCACGCTGAACTACGGCATGGagcgcgtgtggtgtgtgtgtggcctgagaGGCTCCAACAACGTGGCGCTGGGCTACGACGAAGGCAGCATCATCATCAAG CTGGGGCGTGAGGAGCCAGCCATGTCCATGGACACCAGTGGGAAGATCATCTGGGCCAAGCACTCGGAGGTGCAGCAGGCAAACCTGAAGGCCATGGGCGACACGGAGATCAAGGATGGAGAGAGGCTGCCGCTGGCCGTCAaagacatgggcagctgtgagatctacccccagaccatccaGCACAACCCCAACGGAAG gtttgttgtggtgtgtggagaCGGAGAGTACATCATCTACACTGCCATGGCCCTGAGGAACAAGAGCTTCGGCTCAGCGCAGGAGTTTGTCTGGGCACACGACTCCTCCGA GTATGCCATCAGGGAAAGCAACAGTGTGGTCAAAAtcttcaagaacttcaaggagaagaAGTCTTTCAAGCCAGACTTTGGTGCTGAAG GTATCTATGGAGGCTTTTTGCTAGGCGTCAGGTCAGTGAACGGTCTGGCCTTCTATGACTGGGAAAACACAGAGCTGGTCCGCCGCATCGAGATCCAGCCCAAACAT atCTTCTGGTCAGACTCAGGGGAGTTGGTGTGTATAGCCACAGAGGATTCCTTCTTCATCCTGCGCTACCTGTCAGAGAAAGTAGCCGCCTCCCAAGAGAACAATGAGGGAGTGACCGAGGATGGCATCGAAGACgcctttgag GTCCAGGGGGAGATCCAGGAGGTGGTGAAGACAGGCCTATGGGTGGGAGACTGCTTCatctacaccagctctgtcaacaGACTCAACTACTTTGTGGGGGGAGAGATTGTCACCATCGCTCACCTGGACAG GACCATGTACCTCCTGGGCTACATCCCCAAGGACGACCGCCTGTACCTGGGCGACAAGGAGCTGAACATCGTCAGCTACTCCCTACTGGTGTCTGTGCTGGAGTACCAGACAGCTGTGATGCGCCGGGACTTTGGCATGGCCGACAAAGTGCTGCCCACCATCCCCAAGGAGCAGAGGACCCGTGTAGCACACTTCCTGGAGAAACAG GGCTTTAAGCAGCAGGCTCTGGCCGTGTCATCAGACTCGGAGCACAGGTTTGAGCTTGCTCTGCAGCTGGGGGAGCTGAAGATCGCCTATCAGCTGGCTGTGGAGGCAGAG TCGGAGCAGAAGTGGAAGCAGCTGGCAGAGCTGGCCATCAGTAAGTGCCAGTttagcctggcccaggagtgcCTTCATCACGCCCAGGACTACGGCGGCCTGCTGCTGCTGGCCACCGCCTCGGGCAACGCCGCCATGGTGGGCAAGCTGGCCGAGGGCGCCGAGCGGGACGGCAAGAACAACGTGGCATTCATGACCTACTTCCTGCAGGGGAA ACTGGACCACTGTCTGGAGCTGCTGATCCGGACCAACCGGCTGCCCGAGGCGGCCTTCCTGGCCCGCACCTACCTACCCAGCCAGGTGTCCAGAGTGGTCAAGCTGTGGAGGGAGAGCCTGGCCAAGGTCAACCAGAAGGCGGCTGAGTCACTGGCCGACCCCACTGAGTATGAGAACCTGTTCCCCGGGCTGAAAGAGTCGTTCGTGGCCGAGCAGTTCCTCCGTGAGACCTGCCTGGGCAACTCCCGGCCGGCCACCGACTACCCTCTCATCACG CCCAATGAAGAACGTAATATACTAGAGGAGGCCACGGGCTACGAGCCCAAAGGAGCTCCACTCTCCCTCGCTACACCGGTACTG GCTGAAGACAGCGGCGAGGAGACCATGCCGGCTGCAGGCGTGATGGCGTCCGTGTTGGCGGCGGTAGTGGCTGCAGCCGTGATCCCCTCGGAGGCAGAGCCTGAGGTTGCACCTGAGGAGGAAAGCCCCAGCTCATCTGAGTCACAGAAGGACAAG GTCCTGGACGAACTTGAAGACGACCTGGACAACATGGAGCTGGACGACATTGATACCTCGGACATCAACCTGGACGAAGACTTCCTAGATGACTGA
- the copb2 gene encoding coatomer subunit beta' isoform X1, producing the protein MPLRLDIKRKLTARSDRVKSVDLHPTEPWMLASLYNGSVCVWNHETQTLVKTFEVCDLPVRASKFVARKNWVITGADDMQIRVFNYNTLERVHMFEAHSDYIRCIAVHPTQPYILTSSDDMLIKLWDWEKKWSCSQVFEGHTHYVMQIVINPKDNNQFASASLDRTIKVWQLGSSSPNFTLEGHEKGVNCIDYYSGGDKPYLISGADDRLVKIWDYQNKTCVQTLEGHAQNVSCVSFHPELPIIITGSEDGTVRIWHSSTYRLESTLNYGMERVWCVCGLRGSNNVALGYDEGSIIIKLGREEPAMSMDTSGKIIWAKHSEVQQANLKAMGDTEIKDGERLPLAVKDMGSCEIYPQTIQHNPNGRFVVVCGDGEYIIYTAMALRNKSFGSAQEFVWAHDSSEYAIRESNSVVKIFKNFKEKKSFKPDFGAEGIYGGFLLGVRSVNGLAFYDWENTELVRRIEIQPKHIFWSDSGELVCIATEDSFFILRYLSEKVAASQENNEGVTEDGIEDAFEVQGEIQEVVKTGLWVGDCFIYTSSVNRLNYFVGGEIVTIAHLDRTMYLLGYIPKDDRLYLGDKELNIVSYSLLVSVLEYQTAVMRRDFGMADKVLPTIPKEQRTRVAHFLEKQGFKQQALAVSSDSEHRFELALQLGELKIAYQLAVEAESEQKWKQLAELAISKCQFSLAQECLHHAQDYGGLLLLATASGNAAMVGKLAEGAERDGKNNVAFMTYFLQGKLDHCLELLIRTNRLPEAAFLARTYLPSQVSRVVKLWRESLAKVNQKAAESLADPTEYENLFPGLKESFVAEQFLRETCLGNSRPATDYPLITPNEERNILEEATGYEPKGAPLSLATPVLQAEDSGEETMPAAGVMASVLAAVVAAAVIPSEAEPEVAPEEESPSSSESQKDKVLDELEDDLDNMELDDIDTSDINLDEDFLDD; encoded by the exons ATG CCTCTCAGGCTGGACATCAAGCGGAAGCTGACAGCCCGGTCAGACCGCGTGAAGAGCGTGGACCTCCACCCGACCGAGCCGTGGATGCTGGCCAGCCTGTACAATGGTAGTGTCTGTGTCTGGAACCACGAAACACAG ACCTTGGTGAAGACCTTCGAAGTGTGTGACCTTCCAGTGAGAGCATCGAAGTTTGTAGCCAGGAAGAACTGGGTCATAACCGGCGCG GATGACATGCAGATCCGTGTGTTCAACTACAACACCCTGGAGAGGGTCCACATGTTTGAGGCCCACTCTGACTACATCCGCTGTATCGCCGTGCATCCCACCCAGCCCTACATCCTCACAAGCAGTG ACGACATGCTAATCAAGCTGTGGGACTGGGAGAAGAAGTGGTCTTGCAGTCAGGTGTTTGAGGGCCACACCCACTACGTCATGCAGATCGTCATCAACCCTAAAGACAACAACCAGTTTGCCAGCGCTTCTCTGGACAGAACCATCAAG GTGTGGCAGCTGGGCTCCTCCTCTCCTAACTTCACCCTTGAGGGCCATGAGAAAGGAGTCAACTGCATTGACTACTACAGCGGAGGGGACAAGCCGTACCTCATATCAGGTGCTGATGACCGTCTGGTCAAGATTTGGGACTACCAG AACAAGACGTGTGTGCAGACCCTGGAGGGCCATGCCCAGAATGTGTCGTGTGTCAGCTTTCACCCAGAGCTGCCTATCATCATCACAGGCTCAGAGGACG GCACTGTGCGTATCTGGCACTCGAGTACGTACCGTCTGGAGAGCACGCTGAACTACGGCATGGagcgcgtgtggtgtgtgtgtggcctgagaGGCTCCAACAACGTGGCGCTGGGCTACGACGAAGGCAGCATCATCATCAAG CTGGGGCGTGAGGAGCCAGCCATGTCCATGGACACCAGTGGGAAGATCATCTGGGCCAAGCACTCGGAGGTGCAGCAGGCAAACCTGAAGGCCATGGGCGACACGGAGATCAAGGATGGAGAGAGGCTGCCGCTGGCCGTCAaagacatgggcagctgtgagatctacccccagaccatccaGCACAACCCCAACGGAAG gtttgttgtggtgtgtggagaCGGAGAGTACATCATCTACACTGCCATGGCCCTGAGGAACAAGAGCTTCGGCTCAGCGCAGGAGTTTGTCTGGGCACACGACTCCTCCGA GTATGCCATCAGGGAAAGCAACAGTGTGGTCAAAAtcttcaagaacttcaaggagaagaAGTCTTTCAAGCCAGACTTTGGTGCTGAAG GTATCTATGGAGGCTTTTTGCTAGGCGTCAGGTCAGTGAACGGTCTGGCCTTCTATGACTGGGAAAACACAGAGCTGGTCCGCCGCATCGAGATCCAGCCCAAACAT atCTTCTGGTCAGACTCAGGGGAGTTGGTGTGTATAGCCACAGAGGATTCCTTCTTCATCCTGCGCTACCTGTCAGAGAAAGTAGCCGCCTCCCAAGAGAACAATGAGGGAGTGACCGAGGATGGCATCGAAGACgcctttgag GTCCAGGGGGAGATCCAGGAGGTGGTGAAGACAGGCCTATGGGTGGGAGACTGCTTCatctacaccagctctgtcaacaGACTCAACTACTTTGTGGGGGGAGAGATTGTCACCATCGCTCACCTGGACAG GACCATGTACCTCCTGGGCTACATCCCCAAGGACGACCGCCTGTACCTGGGCGACAAGGAGCTGAACATCGTCAGCTACTCCCTACTGGTGTCTGTGCTGGAGTACCAGACAGCTGTGATGCGCCGGGACTTTGGCATGGCCGACAAAGTGCTGCCCACCATCCCCAAGGAGCAGAGGACCCGTGTAGCACACTTCCTGGAGAAACAG GGCTTTAAGCAGCAGGCTCTGGCCGTGTCATCAGACTCGGAGCACAGGTTTGAGCTTGCTCTGCAGCTGGGGGAGCTGAAGATCGCCTATCAGCTGGCTGTGGAGGCAGAG TCGGAGCAGAAGTGGAAGCAGCTGGCAGAGCTGGCCATCAGTAAGTGCCAGTttagcctggcccaggagtgcCTTCATCACGCCCAGGACTACGGCGGCCTGCTGCTGCTGGCCACCGCCTCGGGCAACGCCGCCATGGTGGGCAAGCTGGCCGAGGGCGCCGAGCGGGACGGCAAGAACAACGTGGCATTCATGACCTACTTCCTGCAGGGGAA ACTGGACCACTGTCTGGAGCTGCTGATCCGGACCAACCGGCTGCCCGAGGCGGCCTTCCTGGCCCGCACCTACCTACCCAGCCAGGTGTCCAGAGTGGTCAAGCTGTGGAGGGAGAGCCTGGCCAAGGTCAACCAGAAGGCGGCTGAGTCACTGGCCGACCCCACTGAGTATGAGAACCTGTTCCCCGGGCTGAAAGAGTCGTTCGTGGCCGAGCAGTTCCTCCGTGAGACCTGCCTGGGCAACTCCCGGCCGGCCACCGACTACCCTCTCATCACG CCCAATGAAGAACGTAATATACTAGAGGAGGCCACGGGCTACGAGCCCAAAGGAGCTCCACTCTCCCTCGCTACACCGGTACTG CAGGCTGAAGACAGCGGCGAGGAGACCATGCCGGCTGCAGGCGTGATGGCGTCCGTGTTGGCGGCGGTAGTGGCTGCAGCCGTGATCCCCTCGGAGGCAGAGCCTGAGGTTGCACCTGAGGAGGAAAGCCCCAGCTCATCTGAGTCACAGAAGGACAAG GTCCTGGACGAACTTGAAGACGACCTGGACAACATGGAGCTGGACGACATTGATACCTCGGACATCAACCTGGACGAAGACTTCCTAGATGACTGA
- the LOC111979695 gene encoding retinol-binding protein 1-like isoform X1 has protein sequence MPVDLNGYWKMTSNNNFEEYMKALDVNVAIRKIANLLKTDKDISVDGDHMVIKTLSTFKNYNMDFHVDKEFEEDLSGVDDRKCMTTVSWEGDKLVCVQKGEKEGRGWTHWVEGDRLYLELRVCGVVCKQAFQKT, from the exons ATGCCAGTTGACCTGAATGGGTATTGGAAAATGACCTCTAATAACAACTTTGAGGAGTACATGAAAGCCCTCG ATGTAAATGTTGCCATTAGGAAAATTGCCAACTTGTTGAAGACCGACAAAGACATCAGTGTTGATGGTGATCACATGGTCATCAAGACYCTCAGTACCTTTAAGAACTACAACATGGACTTCCATGTTGACAAGGAGTTTGAGGAGGATCTGTCAGGGGTGGATGACAGAAAATGCATG ACCACTGTCTCATGGGAGGGGGACAAGCTGGTGTGTGttcagaagggagagaaggagggccGAGGCTGGACCCATTGGGTGGAGGGAGATAGGCTTTATTTG GAGCTGAGAGTTTGTGGAGTTGTGTGCAAGCAGGCTTTCCAGAAAACCTAA
- the LOC111979695 gene encoding iota-crystallin-like isoform X2 yields MPVDLNGYWKMTSNNNFEEYMKALDVNVAIRKIANLLKTDKDISVDGDHMVIKTLSTFKNYNMDFHVDKEFEEDLSGVDDRKCMASSSSVDFIWQLATNFTVHYHHQLDWSVDLSSSFNH; encoded by the exons ATGCCAGTTGACCTGAATGGGTATTGGAAAATGACCTCTAATAACAACTTTGAGGAGTACATGAAAGCCCTCG ATGTAAATGTTGCCATTAGGAAAATTGCCAACTTGTTGAAGACCGACAAAGACATCAGTGTTGATGGTGATCACATGGTCATCAAGACYCTCAGTACCTTTAAGAACTACAACATGGACTTCCATGTTGACAAGGAGTTTGAGGAGGATCTGTCAGGGGTGGATGACAGAAAATGCATG gcttcttcttcttctgtggactttatatggcagttggcaaccaactttacggtgcattaccaccaccaattggactggagtgtggacctcagttcatctttcaatcactgA